In a genomic window of Scomber japonicus isolate fScoJap1 chromosome 17, fScoJap1.pri, whole genome shotgun sequence:
- the sec63 gene encoding translocation protein SEC63 homolog: protein MAGQQFQYDDSGNTFFYFLTSFVGLIVIPATYYLWPRDQNAEQLRLKSLRRVHGRCLWYRLRLMKSQQSIVPTLKKAALLFGWAVFLLLAYKVSKLDREYQEYNPYEVLNLDPGASLSEIKKQYRVLSLKYHPDKGGDEATFMRIAKAYAALTNEQSRLNWEVYGNPDGPGATSFGIALPAWIVDQKNSMLVLLVYGLAFMVILPVVVGTWWYRSIRYSGDQILINTTQLFMHFMYKTPNMNMKRLAMVLTAAFEFDPRSNKEATIRPTDNIEVPQLIRELGNINVKKKEPPFCYPYSLKARVLVLSHLARMDVSEELEEDQRFVVRKSPALLQEMINVGCQLTMMANSRGGFHAPRLVTIENCMKLTQMIVQGLQESKSPLLQLPHFEEEHLRYCISKKYKVRSLQDLVSLKDSDRRSMLRFLGEEKYDEVMGVLSSFPHITMDTKLQVLDDEDSNNITAGSIVTVTVTLTRKRMAEVFEKEQESTQCPGEEAANTEEAQGDSSKAKTKVWQNKSKGAKKTAKSKKKKLTKKKATPAPAKTKQANGNVAGNEVVAASAAAAAAKEEEDEASDKGSESDEGEANKDSPSERDEDSDKQSDTEVDEMAGDDEEEWEALQQSIQRRERALLETKSKVTHPVYSLYFPEEKQEWWWLYIADRRDQTLVSMPYHVCTLKDTEEVELKFPAPSKTGNYQYSVILRSDSYLGLDQIKPLKLEVHEAKAMLDNHPQWDIPDTEEEDEEQEDSDGIEESEDDDEDND from the exons ATGGCCGGGCAACAGTTCCAGTACGATGACAGCGGCAATACCTTTTTCTATTTCCTAACGTCCTTCGTCGGACTTATTGTGATCCCAGCCACATATTACCTCTGGCCCCGGGATCAGAATGCTG AACAACTGCGTCTGAAAAGCCTGCGGAGGGTCCATGGCAGGTGTCTGTGGTACCGGCTCAGGCTGATGAAGTCACAGCAGAGCATAGTCCCAACACTAAA gaaAGCAGCCTTGTTATTTGGATGGGCTGTGTTCCTGCTGCTAGCCTACAAGGTGTCCAAGCTGGACAGAGAGTACCAGGAGTATAATCCTTATGAAGTCCTCAACTTGGACccg GGCGCATCGCTGTCAGAAATCAAGAAGCAATACCGTGTACTGTCACTCAAATACCACCCTGACAAAGGTGGTGATGAGGCCACATTCATGAGAATTGCCAAAGCTTATGCTGC TCTGACCAATGAACAATCTCGGCTCAACTGGGAAGTATACGGCAACCCAGATGGTCCAGGAG CAACCAGCTTTGGTATTGCCCTGCCTGCATGGATTGTTGACCAGAAGAACTCAATGCTg GTGCTGTTGGTGTACGGACTAGCCTTTATGGTCATCCTCCCTGTTGTTGTG GGCACGTGGTGGTATCGCTCTATCCGCTACAGTGGAGACCAGATCCTCATCAACACCACTCAGCTCTTTATGCATTTCATGTATAAAACGcctaacatgaacatgaaac GGTTAGCCATGGTTTTGACAGCAGCATTTGAGTTTGACCCTCGCAGCAATAAAGAAGCCACCATACGGCCAACAGACAACATTGAAGTACCACAG TTGATCCGTGAGTTGGGTAACATCAACGTGAAGAAGAAGGAGCCTCCATTCTGCTACCCATACAGTTTGAAGGCCAGGGTCTTGGTGCTATCTCACCTTGCACGCATGGATGTATCAGAGGAGTTGGAGGAAG ATCAGAGGTTTGTGGTAAGGAAAAGCCCAGCTCTCCTTCAGGAGATGATCAATGTGGGCTGTCAGCTTACCATGATGGCCAACAGTCGAggag GTTTCCATGCTCCTCGACTTGTAACCATAGAGAATTGTATGAAGCTGACCCAGATGATAGTGCAGGGCCTGCAGGAGTCAAAGTCACCACTGCTGCAACTGCCCCACTTTGAGGAGGAGCATCTCCGCTACTGCATCTCTAAGAAG TACAAAGTTCGGAGCCTGCAGGACCTGGTGAGTCTCAAAGACTCAGACAGACGCAGTATGCTGCGTTTCTTGGGGGAGGAGAAATATGATGAGGTCATGGGTGTGCTGAGCAGCTTCCCTCACATCACCATGGATACCAAACTGCAGG tccTTGATGATGAAGACAGCAATAACATCACAGCGGGCTCTATCGTCACAGTTACTGTCACCTTAACCAGAAAACGGATGGCG GAGGTGTTTGAAAAGGAGCAGGAATCCACACAGTGTCCAGGAGAGGAGGCTGCCAACACAGAGGAAGCA CAAGGAGACTCAAGTAAAGCCAAAACTAAAGTGTGGCAGAACAAGAGTAAAGGGGCTAAGAAGACAGCCAAGTCCAAGAAGAAAAAATTAACCAAGAAGAAGGCCACTCCTGCACCTGCCAAAACCAAACAGGCCAATGGCAACGTGGCAGGAAAT GAAGTCGTAGCAgcatctgcagcagcagcagcagcaaaggaggaagaagatgaggcCTCAGACAAAGGCAGTGAGTCAGACGAGGGCGAGGCCAACAAGGACTCTCCCAGCGAGAGAGACGAAGACAGCGACAAACAAAGTGACACAGAGGTGGATGAGATGGctggtgatgatgaggag gaatggGAGGCGTTACAGCAAAGCATCCAGCGGCGAGAACGGGCCCTGCTAGAGACCAAGTCAAAGGTGACGCACCCTGTCTACAGCCTCTATTTCCCCGAGGAGAAGCAGGAGTGGTGGTGGCTCTACATAGCTGACCGCCGAGATCAGACCCTTGTCTCTATGCCCTACCATGTCTGCACACTAAAAGACACAGAAGAG GTGGAGCTGAAGTTTCCCGCCCCCTCCAAAACAGGCAACTACCAATATTCTGTCATCCTCCGCTCTGATTCCTACCTGGGACTGGACCAGATCAAACCACTCAAG CTGGAGGTCCATGAGGCTAAGGCCATGTTGGACAACCACCCACAGTGGGACATCCccgacacagaggaggaggacgaggagcaGGAGGACAGCGACGGCATCGAGGAGAGTGAAGACGACGACGAGGACAACGACTGA
- the iyd gene encoding iodotyrosine deiodinase 1 isoform X1, protein MALLSVLTPVLAAVLCMVIGFMFVKSRQTETTSKDETKRDSKAAFRPWVDQDLQDDTEITREDEDGEWVDSTEEEDLQHVPYSPPRYPEEKMLQRSQEFYTLMNQRRSVRFISPEPVPREVIDNVIRTAGTAPSGAHTEPWTFVVVSDPETKHQVRLIVEEEEEVNYRQRMGDKWVNDLAKLRTNWIKEYLDEAPYLILIFKQTYGNLPNGKKKTHYYNEISVSISCGILLAALQNVGLVTVTSTPLNCGPQLRLLLKRPANEKLLMLLPVGYPASDATVPDLKRKPLDDIIVHM, encoded by the exons ATGGCTCTTCTGTCCGTCCTCACGCCTGTTCTGGCGGCGGTGCTGTGCATGGTGATCGGCTTTATGTTTGTCAAATCACGACAAACGGAGACCACCTCCAAGGACGAAACTAAAAGGGACTCAAAGGCGGCCTTCAGACCGTGGGTGGACCAGGATTTACAGGACGACACTGAAATCACAAGAGAAGACG AAGATGGTGAATGGGTGGACAGCACTGAGGAGGAGGATCTTCAACATGTGCCCTACTCACCACCACGTTACCCTGAGGAGAAGATGCTGCAGAGATCTCAGGAGTTCTACACTCTGATGAACCAGCGGAGGTCTGTCCGATTCATCAGCCCAGAGCCGGTTCCACGAGAAGTCATCGATAATGTCATACGCACTGCAG GTACGGCCCCTAGTGGAGCACACACAGAGCCCTGGACGTTTGTCGTGGTGTCAGACCCAGAGACAAAACACCAGGTCAGACTGatagtggaggaagaggaagaggtcaACTACCGTCAGAGGATGGGAGACAAGTGGGTCAATGATTTGGCCAAATTAAG GACGAATTGGATCAAGGAGTACCTGGATGAAGCTCCATACCTGATCCTCATCTTCAAACAGACCTATGGGAATCTACCAAACGGCAAGAAAAAGACACACTACTACAATGAAATCAGTGTCTCCATATCCTGTGGGATACTGTTGGCTGCATTACAG AATGTGGGCCTTGTTACTGTTACTTCAACGCCCCTTAACTGCGGTCCCCAGCTCAGGCTGCTCCTCAAGCGACCAGCCAATGAgaagctgctgatgctgcttcCTGTTGGTTACCCTGCTTCTGATGCCACTGTGCCTGACTTGAAACGCAAACCTCTGGATGATATTATAGTGCACATGTGA
- the iyd gene encoding iodotyrosine deiodinase 1 isoform X2: MALLSVLTPVLAAVLCMVIGFMFVKSRQTETTSKDETKRDSKAAFRPWVDQDLQDDTEITREDDGEWVDSTEEEDLQHVPYSPPRYPEEKMLQRSQEFYTLMNQRRSVRFISPEPVPREVIDNVIRTAGTAPSGAHTEPWTFVVVSDPETKHQVRLIVEEEEEVNYRQRMGDKWVNDLAKLRTNWIKEYLDEAPYLILIFKQTYGNLPNGKKKTHYYNEISVSISCGILLAALQNVGLVTVTSTPLNCGPQLRLLLKRPANEKLLMLLPVGYPASDATVPDLKRKPLDDIIVHM, translated from the exons ATGGCTCTTCTGTCCGTCCTCACGCCTGTTCTGGCGGCGGTGCTGTGCATGGTGATCGGCTTTATGTTTGTCAAATCACGACAAACGGAGACCACCTCCAAGGACGAAACTAAAAGGGACTCAAAGGCGGCCTTCAGACCGTGGGTGGACCAGGATTTACAGGACGACACTGAAATCACAAGAGAAGACG ATGGTGAATGGGTGGACAGCACTGAGGAGGAGGATCTTCAACATGTGCCCTACTCACCACCACGTTACCCTGAGGAGAAGATGCTGCAGAGATCTCAGGAGTTCTACACTCTGATGAACCAGCGGAGGTCTGTCCGATTCATCAGCCCAGAGCCGGTTCCACGAGAAGTCATCGATAATGTCATACGCACTGCAG GTACGGCCCCTAGTGGAGCACACACAGAGCCCTGGACGTTTGTCGTGGTGTCAGACCCAGAGACAAAACACCAGGTCAGACTGatagtggaggaagaggaagaggtcaACTACCGTCAGAGGATGGGAGACAAGTGGGTCAATGATTTGGCCAAATTAAG GACGAATTGGATCAAGGAGTACCTGGATGAAGCTCCATACCTGATCCTCATCTTCAAACAGACCTATGGGAATCTACCAAACGGCAAGAAAAAGACACACTACTACAATGAAATCAGTGTCTCCATATCCTGTGGGATACTGTTGGCTGCATTACAG AATGTGGGCCTTGTTACTGTTACTTCAACGCCCCTTAACTGCGGTCCCCAGCTCAGGCTGCTCCTCAAGCGACCAGCCAATGAgaagctgctgatgctgcttcCTGTTGGTTACCCTGCTTCTGATGCCACTGTGCCTGACTTGAAACGCAAACCTCTGGATGATATTATAGTGCACATGTGA